Proteins from a genomic interval of Candidatus Gracilibacteria bacterium:
- the purB gene encoding adenylosuccinate lyase — protein MPSPLFALSPLDGRYTDKTEELCAYFSEGALIRYRVHVEVEWLIHLCNHAKLESTRRLTPAEVKFLRNLYEKFTEKSAQQVKDIEKITNHDVKAVEYFIKEQIKDHCHSLKDLSEFIHFACTSEDITNLSYGLILKDAVTQSVLPLLDKVLDAVEDLVKKGAKIPMLAHTHGQPASPTIVGKEMLNVKMRLERQKRFLKSQEFLGKINGAVGNWNAHTSAYPEIDWPTVSDAFIKGLGLTPTRYTTQIEPHDFIAELSHTLMRLNTILIDFDRDLWLYIGKNYFLQKVKEGEVGSSTMPHKVNPIDFENSEGNLGLSNAIFDHLALKLPISRMQRDLTDSTVLRNLGVGFGYLVLGYKSTLKGLSRVSINEPKLREELRSHYEVLAEPIQTVMRRYKIEGAYEKLKELTRGKGLTKPAFESFVKSLKIPAAAKTRLLKLTPETYVGLAEELTMKRK, from the coding sequence ATGCCTAGCCCTCTCTTTGCTCTTTCTCCTCTGGACGGTCGCTACACCGACAAAACCGAGGAACTTTGCGCTTATTTTTCCGAAGGCGCGCTCATCCGCTACCGCGTGCACGTCGAGGTCGAATGGCTGATTCATTTGTGCAATCACGCCAAACTCGAGAGCACCCGCCGCCTCACTCCCGCAGAAGTGAAATTCCTTCGGAATTTGTACGAAAAATTCACAGAAAAAAGCGCCCAACAAGTGAAAGACATTGAAAAAATCACCAACCACGACGTCAAGGCGGTCGAATATTTTATTAAAGAGCAAATCAAAGACCACTGCCATTCGCTCAAGGACCTTTCGGAATTCATTCATTTTGCCTGCACCTCAGAGGACATCACGAATTTGAGCTATGGATTGATTTTGAAGGACGCGGTCACGCAAAGCGTCTTGCCATTGTTAGATAAAGTCTTAGATGCCGTGGAGGATTTGGTGAAAAAAGGCGCCAAAATCCCGATGCTCGCGCACACGCACGGCCAACCCGCGAGCCCAACCATAGTAGGAAAAGAAATGTTGAATGTAAAAATGCGCCTCGAACGCCAAAAACGCTTTTTAAAGAGCCAAGAATTTTTGGGAAAAATCAACGGCGCCGTGGGAAACTGGAACGCCCACACCTCGGCTTATCCCGAAATCGATTGGCCCACGGTTTCCGATGCGTTTATCAAGGGACTCGGCCTCACTCCAACCCGATACACCACGCAAATCGAGCCCCACGACTTCATCGCTGAATTGAGCCACACGCTCATGCGCCTCAACACGATTCTCATCGATTTTGACCGCGATTTATGGCTCTACATTGGAAAAAATTACTTCCTCCAAAAAGTGAAAGAAGGGGAGGTCGGATCCTCCACCATGCCACACAAGGTCAACCCCATTGATTTTGAAAACAGTGAAGGAAATCTGGGTTTATCAAACGCGATTTTCGATCACTTGGCCCTCAAATTGCCAATTTCACGCATGCAACGCGACCTCACGGACAGCACGGTATTGCGAAACCTCGGCGTAGGCTTCGGTTATCTGGTTTTGGGCTACAAGAGCACGCTCAAAGGATTGTCTAGAGTTTCAATCAACGAACCTAAATTGAGAGAAGAACTGCGTTCCCATTATGAAGTCTTGGCCGAACCCATTCAAACCGTAATGCGCCGCTACAAAATCGAAGGCGCGTACGAAAAACTCAAAGAACTCACGCGAGGCAAAGGGTTAACCAAGCCCGCATTTGAGTCTTTTGTGAAAAGCCTAAAAATCCCGGCTGCAGCCAAAACCCGTTTGCTCAAACTTACGCCTGAAACGTATGTGGGGCTGGCGGAAGAATTAACGATGAAGAGGAAATAA
- the ileS gene encoding isoleucine--tRNA ligase, with product MFKPVDPKQNFPQLEAETLRYWKSKKTFEKSVSQRPASKEYIFYDGPPFATGLPHYGHLLAGTMKDVVPRYWAMRGKRVERRFGWDCHGLPVEYEVEKELGLSGRKDIEDKYGVSEFCEKCRSIVLRYTKEWEETVNRTARWVDFKNDYKTMDPTFMESIWWVFGELWKKKLVYQGHKAMHICPRCVTPLSNFEVTLGYKDVTDLSVTAKFKVKERKNTYILAWTTTPWTLPGNMALAVGNTIDYGVFEEKETHNQYIMSKVYFSNLKPEEKEKYALKETIKGKSLVGLSYEPLFDFYKKDDREGAEKWWHVHHADFVATEEGTGVVHTAGGFGEDDMKFCEKAGLPIIVHVGMDGNFTKEVKPWAGKFVKTQEQNIAADLEKRGLLFKRENYRHSYPHCWRCESPLLNYATSSWFVKVEQIKKQMISANKKIHWVPEYVGTKRFGDWLENARDWCVSRNRFWGTPLPIWASEDGKDFICISSIKDLEKRTGKKVADLHKHKIDKLTFKEKGKLYRRIPDVFDCWFESGSMPYAQSHYPFEGKSKFEKNFPAEFIAEGLDQTRGWFYTLVVLGVALFGKAPFKNVIVNGLILAEDGKKMSKRLKNYPEPGIILDKYGADALRFYLMNSPAVKAEPLCFSEKGVENVVKNVILPIWNAYSFLVTYSNIDKWKPAKGAIKKPKNKLDRWILSELHALLKEVTEEMDGYNLQATRPLYQFSDNLTNWYIRRSRRRFWKNENDQDKKEGYQTLYTVLATLSQIMAPVMPLLSEAMYRNLVGGESVHLTDWPKFQAAMIDKKLNQEIELAIQIAKLGNAARGRAKIKNRQPLSRVQVGLPDHLRKFLKDDQLEVLREELNVKKIEITDDPSSIAKAVVHPNPKILGPKFGKDVQFILKEAKAGNFELLENGNVKIDSFELTPEEFNMGYESKAGMDVESDHGIIVALDTTFTPSLKREGIARDLIRTIQDLRKEADYKVDDRIEVSIEAVDEIKEAVEEFKKYISTETLANNLSLKPLPKPDKTKLVEWENGKTTEVRVKR from the coding sequence ATGTTCAAACCTGTAGACCCCAAACAAAACTTTCCTCAGCTCGAAGCTGAAACGCTTCGCTATTGGAAATCAAAAAAAACCTTTGAAAAATCCGTGAGCCAACGTCCCGCCAGCAAAGAATACATTTTTTACGATGGCCCTCCGTTCGCCACCGGCCTCCCGCATTACGGTCACCTTCTCGCCGGCACCATGAAAGACGTGGTCCCGCGTTACTGGGCCATGCGCGGCAAACGCGTGGAACGCCGATTTGGATGGGATTGCCACGGCCTTCCGGTCGAATATGAGGTTGAAAAAGAACTCGGCCTTTCCGGCCGCAAAGACATTGAAGACAAATACGGCGTATCTGAATTTTGTGAAAAATGCCGCAGCATCGTACTTCGCTACACCAAAGAATGGGAAGAAACCGTGAACCGCACCGCACGCTGGGTCGACTTTAAAAACGATTACAAAACCATGGACCCAACTTTTATGGAGTCCATTTGGTGGGTTTTTGGTGAATTGTGGAAGAAAAAACTCGTGTATCAAGGCCACAAAGCCATGCACATCTGTCCGCGTTGCGTGACCCCGCTTTCCAATTTTGAAGTCACGCTTGGGTACAAAGACGTCACCGATCTTTCCGTGACCGCTAAATTTAAGGTTAAAGAACGAAAAAACACCTACATTTTGGCTTGGACCACCACCCCTTGGACCCTTCCGGGCAACATGGCGCTTGCCGTGGGCAACACCATCGATTACGGCGTTTTTGAGGAGAAAGAAACCCACAATCAATACATCATGTCCAAGGTTTATTTCAGCAATTTGAAACCCGAGGAAAAAGAAAAATACGCGCTCAAAGAAACCATAAAAGGCAAATCTTTGGTCGGACTTTCTTACGAACCGCTTTTCGATTTTTATAAAAAAGATGACCGAGAAGGTGCTGAAAAATGGTGGCACGTGCATCACGCGGATTTTGTGGCCACTGAAGAGGGGACCGGCGTGGTCCACACCGCCGGAGGATTTGGAGAAGATGATATGAAGTTTTGTGAAAAAGCGGGATTGCCCATCATCGTTCACGTGGGCATGGACGGAAATTTCACAAAAGAAGTGAAACCCTGGGCCGGCAAATTCGTTAAAACCCAAGAACAAAACATTGCCGCAGACCTCGAGAAACGAGGCCTCCTTTTCAAGCGCGAAAATTATCGCCACTCGTACCCTCATTGCTGGCGCTGTGAAAGCCCATTGCTCAACTACGCCACGAGCAGTTGGTTTGTAAAAGTTGAGCAAATCAAAAAACAAATGATCTCCGCCAATAAAAAAATCCATTGGGTCCCCGAATATGTGGGCACCAAACGCTTTGGCGATTGGCTCGAAAACGCTCGCGATTGGTGCGTGTCACGCAATCGTTTCTGGGGCACGCCACTCCCAATCTGGGCTTCTGAGGATGGCAAGGATTTCATCTGTATTTCAAGCATCAAAGACCTTGAAAAACGAACCGGAAAAAAGGTCGCGGATCTTCACAAGCACAAAATCGACAAACTCACGTTCAAGGAAAAAGGCAAACTCTATCGCCGCATCCCGGACGTGTTCGATTGCTGGTTTGAATCCGGCTCCATGCCCTACGCGCAAAGCCATTATCCGTTCGAGGGCAAATCCAAATTTGAGAAAAATTTCCCTGCCGAATTCATTGCCGAAGGCCTCGATCAAACCCGCGGGTGGTTTTACACGTTGGTGGTGCTCGGAGTTGCGTTGTTCGGAAAAGCGCCGTTCAAAAACGTCATCGTAAACGGCCTCATTCTCGCCGAAGACGGCAAAAAAATGAGCAAACGCCTCAAGAATTATCCGGAACCCGGCATCATTTTAGATAAATACGGCGCTGATGCCTTACGTTTTTACTTGATGAATTCGCCGGCCGTCAAAGCCGAACCCCTTTGCTTCTCTGAAAAAGGCGTTGAAAACGTGGTCAAAAACGTCATTTTGCCGATCTGGAATGCGTACAGCTTTTTGGTCACGTATTCCAATATTGATAAATGGAAACCCGCGAAAGGCGCAATCAAAAAGCCTAAAAACAAACTCGATCGCTGGATTCTTTCCGAACTTCACGCGCTCTTAAAAGAAGTCACCGAAGAAATGGATGGCTACAATCTCCAAGCCACTCGGCCGTTGTATCAGTTCTCAGACAACCTCACCAATTGGTACATCCGCCGTTCCCGCCGTCGTTTCTGGAAAAACGAGAACGACCAGGATAAAAAAGAAGGCTACCAAACCTTATACACCGTGCTCGCAACCTTGAGTCAAATCATGGCCCCGGTCATGCCGCTTCTCAGTGAAGCCATGTACCGCAATCTCGTGGGAGGGGAGTCGGTTCACCTTACCGACTGGCCCAAATTCCAAGCCGCCATGATCGACAAAAAGCTCAATCAAGAAATCGAGCTCGCGATTCAAATCGCCAAACTCGGAAATGCGGCCCGCGGTCGTGCCAAGATCAAAAATCGCCAACCCTTGAGTCGTGTTCAAGTTGGGCTCCCGGATCATTTACGCAAATTTTTAAAAGACGATCAACTTGAGGTTTTGCGCGAGGAATTGAATGTAAAAAAGATAGAAATCACCGACGATCCCAGCTCCATTGCCAAAGCCGTGGTTCACCCCAATCCAAAAATTTTGGGTCCCAAATTCGGAAAAGACGTCCAATTCATCCTCAAAGAAGCCAAAGCCGGCAATTTTGAACTTCTCGAAAACGGCAATGTCAAAATCGATTCCTTCGAACTCACGCCTGAAGAATTCAACATGGGCTATGAAAGCAAAGCAGGCATGGATGTGGAAAGCGACCACGGCATCATCGTGGCGCTCGACACCACCTTCACGCCAAGCCTCAAACGAGAAGGGATTGCTCGTGACCTGATCCGCACCATCCAAGATTTACGAAAAGAAGCGGATTACAAGGTGGACGACCGCATTGAAGTGTCGATCGAAGCCGTGGATGAGATCAAAGAAGCGGTGGAAGAATTCAAAAAATACATCTCCACCGAAACCTTGGCCAATAATCTTTCCTTAAAACCATTGCCCAAGCCCGATAAAACCAAACTTGTAGAATGGGAAAACGGGAAGACGACAGAGGTAAGAGTCAAACGATAA
- a CDS encoding phage holin family protein produces the protein MQRTLKKLGFSIAFNMGALYVAVELLEEVNYTGGWLFFVVAGAIIGFLNVFVKPILKFLSLPLIFVSAGFFLIVINALIIWFTDKALEVLDFSNIDFQIQGVLNFILVAVIFGLVNWFEHWLFKRSR, from the coding sequence ATGCAACGCACTCTCAAAAAACTCGGATTTTCCATCGCCTTCAATATGGGCGCCCTTTACGTGGCCGTCGAACTTTTGGAAGAAGTGAATTACACCGGCGGTTGGCTCTTTTTTGTGGTCGCAGGCGCTATCATCGGATTTCTCAATGTCTTCGTAAAACCCATCCTCAAATTCCTCTCTTTACCTCTTATTTTCGTAAGCGCCGGATTCTTCTTAATCGTGATCAACGCCCTCATTATATGGTTCACAGACAAAGCTTTAGAGGTCTTGGACTTTTCTAACATTGACTTTCAGATCCAAGGAGTCTTAAACTTCATCCTCGTAGCCGTCATTTTCGGCCTCGTGAACTGGTTTGAGCATTGGCTCTTCAAACGTTCCCGTTAA
- the secG gene encoding preprotein translocase subunit SecG — MIEVIKILQIASALFLSFLILIQSRGNGLSATFGGSGGFYATKRGAEKVIAMMTIITLIAFLILSFFASVL, encoded by the coding sequence ATGATCGAAGTGATCAAAATTCTTCAAATCGCCAGCGCCCTTTTCCTCTCCTTTCTTATTTTGATTCAATCTCGGGGAAATGGCCTTTCCGCCACCTTTGGAGGAAGCGGAGGTTTTTACGCCACCAAACGCGGAGCTGAAAAAGTCATTGCCATGATGACAATCATTACCTTGATTGCCTTCTTGATTTTATCTTTTTTCGCCTCTGTCCTTTAA
- a CDS encoding ABC transporter substrate-binding protein gives MHPLNRKSSRKKSREFSIINRTFKFYSRKERIVSIVLAIVMLFSGWQLLAGDWGRSITSVITGGHNYNEGMVGEIIRLNPVYTELNEVDQDITSLIFEGLTKYDPQQKKFVENMATHTLDDTQSIYTFTLKDGLTWHDGTPVTADDVYFTYHDVIQNPDFENPILKESFSGVTVEKIDEKTIKMTLKEVNSFFFTQLTVGILPQHLLADVPVSELDSNDFNQKPIGNGPYRVTDAYDRSTDGITGISLEYYENYWKNDSPEITEINFTAYPTYEDLIKNRGKLHGIARVPNYRIEEVKQDRFIQNAYALPQYTALFLQTDDEELVKEKIRIGIQKSIDKKAIVDAIGYDYIVDTPLLELSQEDWINQPNTEEAAGAFFEAGWPLDETRGVRINEDGDQILAFTLVRRSYSDLEQEKVAKTTADMIASQLEAIGVTVTVEAYDIAPFQEKVKNRDYDLLLYGQNLGYNLDTYSFWHSSQVGDGLNLSNYGNAKADFYIQAIRSTFDDESEQKTEYLRKLGEIINNDVPAVFLYRPTYYFLADERLQNIYTENLLFPQDRFSNILQWTVQP, from the coding sequence GTGCACCCTTTAAACAGGAAGTCCTCCCGAAAAAAAAGTCGAGAGTTTTCGATAATCAATCGAACTTTTAAATTTTATTCTCGAAAAGAACGCATTGTTTCAATTGTTTTGGCAATCGTGATGCTCTTTTCCGGCTGGCAATTGCTGGCAGGGGATTGGGGCCGTAGCATCACCAGCGTCATCACGGGCGGCCACAATTATAATGAAGGCATGGTGGGAGAAATCATTCGCCTCAACCCGGTATACACGGAATTGAATGAAGTGGATCAAGACATCACGAGTCTTATCTTTGAGGGGCTCACCAAATACGATCCTCAGCAGAAAAAATTTGTGGAAAACATGGCCACCCACACACTCGATGACACCCAATCCATTTATACGTTTACGTTAAAAGACGGACTGACTTGGCATGACGGTACTCCGGTCACGGCGGACGATGTCTATTTCACGTATCATGATGTCATCCAAAATCCGGATTTTGAAAACCCGATTTTAAAAGAAAGTTTCTCCGGAGTCACTGTGGAAAAAATCGATGAAAAAACAATCAAAATGACCTTAAAAGAAGTCAATTCTTTCTTTTTCACGCAACTCACGGTTGGGATCCTTCCCCAACATTTGTTGGCCGATGTCCCGGTGAGTGAATTGGATAGCAATGATTTCAATCAAAAACCCATTGGAAACGGCCCATATCGAGTCACTGATGCCTACGATCGATCCACGGATGGAATCACCGGTATTTCTCTCGAATATTATGAAAATTATTGGAAAAACGATTCTCCCGAGATTACGGAAATCAATTTCACCGCCTATCCCACGTATGAAGACCTTATTAAAAATCGCGGAAAATTACATGGAATTGCACGGGTTCCCAATTATCGAATCGAAGAAGTGAAACAAGACCGATTCATTCAAAATGCGTATGCGCTTCCTCAATATACGGCCTTATTTCTTCAGACCGATGACGAAGAATTGGTGAAAGAAAAAATCCGTATCGGCATTCAAAAATCCATTGATAAAAAAGCTATTGTGGATGCCATTGGATACGATTATATTGTGGATACCCCCCTCCTAGAGCTCTCCCAAGAAGATTGGATCAATCAACCCAACACCGAAGAAGCGGCCGGGGCTTTTTTTGAAGCCGGATGGCCATTGGATGAAACAAGAGGCGTTCGCATCAATGAAGACGGAGATCAAATTTTGGCGTTCACATTGGTAAGACGTTCTTACTCGGATCTTGAACAAGAAAAAGTCGCCAAAACCACCGCCGATATGATTGCCTCACAATTGGAAGCGATAGGCGTAACCGTCACGGTTGAGGCGTACGATATCGCCCCTTTTCAAGAAAAAGTAAAGAATCGCGATTACGATTTATTATTGTACGGACAAAATCTGGGTTACAACCTCGACACGTATTCATTCTGGCACTCCAGTCAAGTTGGAGATGGGTTAAATCTTTCCAATTACGGCAATGCCAAGGCTGATTTTTATATTCAAGCCATTCGCAGCACCTTTGACGATGAATCGGAACAAAAAACAGAGTACCTCCGAAAACTCGGAGAAATCATCAACAACGACGTGCCCGCGGTATTTCTTTATCGTCCCACCTATTATTTTTTAGCGGACGAACGTTTACAAAATATTTACACCGAAAATCTTCTCTTCCCTCAAGACCGTTTCTCAAATATACTGCAGTGGACCGTTCAACCGTAA
- the rplI gene encoding 50S ribosomal protein L9, with protein sequence MEVVLVKDVPNLGRKGEIKSVKSGYYMNFLAPRGKALRITPKLQKQLDEKKKQMIKRKAEMLEKIEEFVKKIEKLIITFKRKATAKGKLYAGVTEQQIQHELEKHLKIELEKGCIKVAEPIKAVGEFDVTVALTESATAAFKVAVETDK encoded by the coding sequence ATGGAAGTCGTTTTAGTCAAAGATGTTCCCAACTTGGGACGAAAAGGTGAAATCAAATCCGTTAAAAGCGGGTATTACATGAATTTTTTAGCGCCTCGAGGCAAGGCCCTTCGCATTACGCCCAAACTCCAAAAACAATTGGATGAAAAGAAAAAGCAAATGATAAAGCGAAAAGCCGAAATGCTCGAAAAGATCGAGGAATTCGTGAAAAAAATTGAAAAACTCATTATCACCTTTAAACGAAAAGCCACAGCCAAAGGCAAGCTTTACGCCGGGGTGACTGAACAACAAATTCAACACGAACTTGAAAAACACCTTAAGATCGAACTCGAAAAAGGGTGTATCAAGGTGGCTGAACCTATCAAAGCGGTAGGGGAATTCGACGTCACGGTAGCCCTTACGGAAAGCGCAACTGCTGCGTTTAAAGTGGCGGTGGAGACTGATAAGTAA
- the ruvX gene encoding Holliday junction resolvase RuvX produces MAQVLSTGARILGLDYGDKRIGVAISDPGKTVAFPRIVLSNRGDEAVLAELKKLIESDPIERIILGWPLSLQSEVTDQTRKTERFLNVLKGALTIPIEVLDERLTTIQAEKTGGDDSVAAQIILQTWLDKSRSAAKGLFMYSKIKMAYLSQKSKQRVCPGTLFISIFLCHAPQTLPQLRPIFSPHRRRCGLLSKNRRPGAHLVPSLPRNETNGMV; encoded by the coding sequence TTGGCTCAAGTATTATCCACCGGTGCCCGCATTTTAGGCCTCGATTATGGCGACAAGCGAATCGGGGTGGCGATTTCAGACCCCGGGAAAACCGTGGCTTTTCCACGTATAGTTTTATCCAACCGCGGGGATGAAGCGGTTTTGGCTGAACTAAAAAAACTAATCGAATCCGACCCCATCGAACGCATCATTCTCGGCTGGCCCCTCAGCCTCCAAAGTGAAGTCACGGATCAAACCCGTAAAACCGAACGGTTTTTGAATGTATTAAAAGGAGCGCTCACTATCCCAATTGAAGTTCTCGATGAGCGCCTCACCACGATCCAAGCTGAAAAAACCGGGGGGGACGACTCGGTGGCGGCCCAGATTATTCTGCAGACGTGGTTGGACAAGTCACGAAGCGCAGCGAAGTGACTTTTCATGTACTCAAAAATCAAAATGGCTTATTTAAGCCAAAAATCGAAGCAAAGAGTCTGCCCGGGCACACTTTTTATATCAATCTTTCTCTGCCATGCCCCTCAAACCCTGCCTCAACTGCGGCCAATCTTTTCACCTCACCGAAGAAGATGTGGCTTATTATCAAAAAACAGACGTCCCGGAGCCCACCTGGTGCCCTCTTTGCCGAGAAATGAGACGAATGGCATGGTGTAA
- a CDS encoding PEP/pyruvate-binding domain-containing protein encodes MTMNASTDRSFVTDHLPSQEALTQAGLNESSVFIFAGQLEAIGAKDPGQIARALRRIVYREGLAKGYDEIQSDSVGQAIWDQHVVEGWEHPMERENQEEWESRVRKWRTYFALKALVSLEKSKTDLVLGDINARFRSGPNPGRIAQLCFDAQGHPSNKIRIDRNSPLDLLLDVIDFTDNGKHEAFEHDFSFDAETMIELRGIAHEALINRLISSNPRFIEDAMKFLTYKDYEEVLRAFSVGLDEGHAGRKAANQIVLDPVLRTKTPEFDQAFVDRLGIKNFSVQKLYALLQDVLKPNERRLIGSDLLLQLLHSNPSLGDLSRRKYRPKQSSEVEAVEFKFLREKMNAAQFPKHIERQLKDLWLDIRKTWGDRPFIVRSSSELEDQHGASFAGMYDSDVCLPDDFEGFVRSIKKVYGSVFSPKVMKYREEHGLLCADEQMGLLVQPMYGRWYGDYFIPDFSGVALSDAPQSHGPDPEKGSMTIATGLGEMVVTFGGRIVLFDEPSKNPVKKDDKHGTHAQQEIYVVHRTRGVEKISMEQFLQESRFMGSRETGSPKDIFSKREGGGEVASFVLTTEQDVWATFDPMMKFKKQAPFPLIIRYFVEKLKHCLGWEDVDVEFIGEKSKGQGGGAEGSYSVRIVQARPQNVAPNLKPAEMPKEVPAEDVLFKTKNSLSSGHIEDVSYALYIDPDVYGEEDESTASGKLDADQLQELRSWIAKINTAIHEQGEKAKYIVLTPGRWGDNQGSKVGIPVLSQDYGSACAIIEMVGTGHWKNVPPSAGTHDFQLIREKGILTAAAHLGSEPDSVNRDRFNDAPSCLEELLADAGLLSEGAIIPEHIKRWLRVIKADDLGEKGQSWGFNMAMNNRTKKGAGRSAGLYLAPKGTLAPVLL; translated from the coding sequence ATGACAATGAATGCCTCAACAGATCGTAGTTTTGTAACAGACCACTTGCCTTCGCAGGAAGCACTGACTCAAGCAGGGCTGAATGAGTCCTCTGTATTTATTTTTGCGGGACAACTTGAAGCTATCGGGGCTAAAGATCCCGGGCAGATTGCACGTGCTTTGCGTCGGATCGTTTATAGAGAGGGGCTTGCCAAAGGCTATGATGAAATTCAATCCGATTCTGTCGGACAGGCCATATGGGACCAACATGTTGTTGAAGGTTGGGAACATCCTATGGAACGAGAAAATCAGGAAGAATGGGAGAGCCGCGTACGAAAATGGCGTACTTATTTTGCGTTAAAAGCTTTAGTTTCTTTAGAAAAAAGCAAAACGGATCTTGTTTTAGGTGATATCAATGCTCGGTTTCGATCCGGCCCCAACCCGGGGAGGATCGCGCAATTGTGTTTTGATGCGCAAGGGCACCCTTCTAATAAGATAAGAATTGATAGAAATTCTCCTTTGGATCTTTTGTTGGATGTGATTGATTTTACGGACAACGGGAAACATGAAGCATTTGAGCATGATTTTTCGTTTGATGCGGAGACTATGATTGAATTACGTGGGATCGCTCATGAAGCGTTGATTAATCGGCTTATTAGCAGTAATCCTCGTTTTATTGAAGATGCGATGAAGTTTCTTACTTATAAAGATTATGAAGAAGTCCTTAGGGCTTTTTCCGTGGGATTGGACGAGGGGCACGCAGGGCGTAAGGCGGCGAATCAAATTGTTTTGGACCCGGTTTTAAGAACAAAAACGCCTGAGTTTGACCAAGCGTTTGTTGACAGACTTGGAATTAAGAATTTTTCGGTTCAAAAATTATATGCTCTCTTGCAAGATGTTTTAAAGCCCAATGAACGTCGACTGATCGGATCGGATCTTCTTTTGCAATTACTTCATTCAAATCCTTCCCTTGGAGATTTATCTCGGCGAAAATATCGACCCAAACAATCTTCAGAGGTTGAAGCTGTGGAATTTAAATTTTTAAGGGAAAAAATGAATGCCGCTCAATTTCCCAAACATATTGAACGCCAACTTAAGGATCTTTGGTTGGATATTAGAAAGACATGGGGAGATCGACCTTTTATTGTACGGTCCAGCTCTGAGCTTGAGGATCAGCACGGCGCTTCTTTTGCAGGGATGTACGACAGTGATGTTTGTTTACCTGATGATTTTGAGGGATTTGTTCGTTCGATTAAAAAAGTATATGGCTCTGTTTTCAGCCCAAAGGTTATGAAATATCGAGAAGAGCATGGTTTATTGTGTGCGGATGAACAGATGGGGCTTTTGGTTCAACCTATGTACGGGAGATGGTATGGAGATTATTTCATCCCGGATTTTTCCGGAGTGGCACTTTCCGATGCGCCTCAATCGCATGGACCTGATCCAGAAAAGGGCAGTATGACCATTGCCACCGGGTTAGGGGAAATGGTCGTCACCTTTGGAGGACGTATTGTTTTATTTGATGAGCCGAGTAAAAATCCGGTCAAAAAGGATGACAAGCATGGAACTCATGCTCAACAGGAGATTTATGTTGTTCACCGAACAAGGGGGGTGGAGAAAATTTCCATGGAACAATTCTTGCAAGAGAGTAGGTTTATGGGTTCTCGGGAAACGGGTTCTCCTAAAGATATTTTTTCAAAAAGAGAGGGGGGGGGTGAAGTGGCTTCCTTCGTACTGACTACAGAGCAAGATGTTTGGGCTACGTTTGATCCTATGATGAAATTTAAAAAACAAGCCCCTTTCCCATTGATTATTCGATATTTTGTCGAAAAACTTAAACATTGCTTGGGTTGGGAAGATGTGGATGTTGAATTTATTGGGGAGAAGAGCAAGGGGCAAGGAGGAGGCGCGGAAGGGTCTTATAGTGTTCGTATTGTCCAAGCTCGTCCTCAAAATGTTGCTCCAAATCTTAAGCCCGCCGAGATGCCAAAGGAGGTGCCTGCCGAGGATGTTTTATTTAAAACTAAAAACAGCTTAAGCAGTGGACACATTGAGGATGTTTCTTATGCGCTTTATATTGATCCTGATGTTTATGGGGAAGAGGATGAGTCAACGGCTTCAGGTAAATTGGATGCAGATCAATTGCAAGAACTTCGTTCTTGGATCGCAAAAATCAATACGGCTATCCATGAGCAAGGCGAAAAGGCGAAATATATCGTTCTCACTCCGGGGCGATGGGGTGATAATCAGGGGAGCAAGGTTGGAATCCCTGTCTTATCGCAAGATTATGGGAGTGCTTGTGCTATTATTGAAATGGTAGGGACGGGCCATTGGAAAAATGTTCCTCCTTCTGCGGGGACGCATGATTTTCAATTGATTCGAGAAAAAGGAATTTTGACCGCAGCTGCACATCTCGGGAGTGAACCTGATTCTGTAAATAGGGATCGATTTAATGATGCCCCTTCTTGCCTTGAAGAGTTATTGGCTGATGCAGGGCTATTGTCTGAGGGAGCAATCATCCCTGAACATATCAAGAGGTGGCTTCGTGTGATTAAGGCGGATGATTTGGGAGAGAAAGGACAATCTTGGGGCTTCAATATGGCCATGAACAATCGAACGAAAAAAGGGGCTGGACGAAGCGCAGGTTTGTATTTGGCTCCAAAAGGAACATTGGCCCCGGTCTTGTTATAG